A genomic segment from Lujinxingia sediminis encodes:
- a CDS encoding acyltransferase, with the protein MSNQMRQHLRFRLIHRLRWLRHKPTLGYLGYGVFVDRNVALMRYPANIHIGAHTVLKEGARLCACNPRAHIRIGQNCSIGYHTYLFASAGITIGRDCLIAPFVYIVDSDHQARRSAPIHTQPNEAEAIVIEDDVWIGAGAKILKGVRIGKGAIVAAGAIVRRDVPSYAIVGGVPAKALGERK; encoded by the coding sequence ATGAGCAATCAGATGCGCCAGCACCTGCGCTTTCGCCTCATTCATCGCCTGCGCTGGCTCCGCCACAAACCCACCCTCGGCTACCTGGGCTACGGTGTCTTCGTGGACCGCAACGTCGCCCTGATGCGCTACCCGGCCAACATCCACATCGGCGCCCACACCGTCCTCAAAGAGGGTGCCCGGCTCTGCGCCTGCAACCCCCGGGCGCATATCCGCATCGGTCAGAACTGCTCGATCGGCTACCACACCTACCTCTTCGCCTCGGCCGGCATCACCATCGGCCGCGATTGCCTGATCGCGCCCTTTGTCTACATCGTCGACAGCGACCACCAGGCCCGCCGCAGCGCCCCCATCCACACCCAGCCCAACGAGGCCGAAGCGATCGTCATCGAAGACGACGTCTGGATCGGGGCCGGCGCCAAAATCCTCAAAGGTGTACGCATCGGAAAAGGCGCCATCGTGGCCGCCGGGGCCATTGTGCGCCGCGACGTTCCCTCCTACGCCATCGTCGGTGGCGTACCCGCAAAAGCCCTGGGAGAGCGCAAATGA
- a CDS encoding cytidylyltransferase domain-containing protein, which yields MIPHPRVGAVVVSRYSSSRLPGKALMPLGGRPLLGFVLERLTHALPLDDIVVATSVESSDDPIARFCRAEGVSCYRGDLHDVAGRFAGAARTAGFDFAARINGDNAFVDIPTLRQMIAIARNNHLDFLSNVDGRTFPVGMSIEILRTAFYIRHLNHLTRHDHLEHVTLALYQRPHLGRRLYVYNTHHPEAAGLHLAIDELPDLIFARSLVARMHGPHTDYDLARLLQLIHPSQGHTDDSHGTLASP from the coding sequence ATGATCCCTCATCCCCGCGTTGGCGCCGTCGTAGTGAGCCGCTACTCCTCCAGCCGCCTCCCCGGAAAGGCCCTGATGCCCCTGGGAGGCCGCCCTCTGCTCGGCTTTGTGCTCGAACGCCTGACCCATGCGCTCCCCTTAGACGACATCGTCGTGGCCACCTCGGTGGAATCCTCCGATGACCCGATCGCCCGCTTCTGCCGCGCGGAGGGCGTGAGCTGCTACCGCGGCGATCTGCACGATGTGGCCGGACGCTTCGCCGGTGCTGCGCGTACCGCCGGCTTCGACTTTGCCGCGCGCATCAACGGCGACAACGCCTTTGTCGACATCCCCACCCTGCGCCAGATGATCGCCATCGCCCGGAACAATCACCTCGACTTTTTGAGCAACGTCGACGGCCGAACCTTCCCCGTCGGCATGAGCATCGAGATCCTCCGCACCGCCTTTTACATCCGCCACCTCAACCACCTCACCCGCCACGACCACCTCGAACACGTCACACTCGCCCTCTACCAGCGCCCCCACCTGGGCCGACGCCTCTACGTCTACAACACCCACCACCCCGAAGCCGCCGGGCTTCACCTGGCCATCGACGAGCTCCCCGACCTCATCTTCGCCCGCAGCCTCGTCGCCCGTATGCACGGCCCCCACACCGACTACGACCTCGCCAGGCTCCTCCAACTCATCCACCCGTCACAGGGTCACACCGACGATTCCCACGGAACCCTGGCGAGCCCCTGA